A genomic region of Exiguobacterium sp. Helios contains the following coding sequences:
- the hisF gene encoding imidazole glycerol phosphate synthase subunit HisF yields MLMKRIIPCLDVKEGRVVKGVKFQNLRDLGDPVAVAKYYYEQGADELVLLDISATQEGRDTMLDIVERVAEVIYMPFTVGGGIKTLEDAKRLIRAGADKVSLNSSALQNPQLIQDISRLFGVQATVVAIDAKRTGDSWGVFSHGGTQAVGRDAIEWAKEAVSLGAGELLVTSMDADGTKDGYDLELIQRLREVVNVPLIASGGVGTLEHLAEGLEAGADAALAASIFHEATYTMPETKEYLKARGVDVR; encoded by the coding sequence ATGTTGATGAAACGGATCATTCCTTGCCTCGATGTCAAGGAGGGGCGCGTCGTCAAAGGCGTGAAGTTTCAAAATCTGCGCGACCTCGGAGATCCCGTCGCCGTCGCGAAATACTATTACGAACAAGGTGCCGATGAGTTGGTCTTACTTGATATCTCGGCAACGCAAGAAGGACGCGACACGATGCTCGATATCGTCGAGCGGGTGGCGGAAGTCATCTACATGCCGTTTACGGTCGGCGGCGGCATCAAGACGTTGGAAGACGCGAAACGATTGATTCGCGCTGGTGCCGATAAGGTCTCCCTCAATTCATCGGCGTTACAGAACCCGCAACTGATTCAAGACATCAGCCGCTTGTTTGGTGTTCAGGCGACGGTTGTCGCGATTGACGCTAAACGGACAGGTGACTCATGGGGCGTCTTCTCGCACGGCGGTACACAAGCCGTCGGACGGGATGCAATAGAATGGGCGAAGGAAGCGGTATCGCTTGGTGCCGGTGAACTGCTTGTCACGTCGATGGATGCCGACGGAACAAAGGACGGCTACGATCTTGAGTTGATTCAACGTTTGCGTGAAGTCGTCAATGTGCCGTTGATTGCTTCCGGCGGTGTCGGGACACTCGAACACTTGGCGGAAGGACTCGAAGCGGGGGCCGATGCAGCACTGGCAGCCTCGATTTTCCATGAAGCGACCTATACGATGCCGGAAACAAAAGAGTACTTGAAGGCGAGAGGAGTCGACGTCCGATGA
- the hisA gene encoding 1-(5-phosphoribosyl)-5-[(5-phosphoribosylamino)methylideneamino]imidazole-4-carboxamide isomerase gives MQLYPAIDLMSGQAVRLKQGDFQQQTFFGDALTIARRFKEDGATAIHLIDLDGAKAGEPLHLSLIADIKKETGLFVEAGGGVRNIETVEAYVGAGIDRILIGTVALEDEALLEQMIELAGDKLAVALDAKDGIVQTRGWLEASDWTLERAIEHLIQKGIKTFLYTDISRDGMMQGPDVDGLDRLKRDGVELIASGGVTTVEDVARLKEIGMDGAVIGRALLDGSLSLKEVLRVC, from the coding sequence ATGCAACTCTACCCAGCAATCGATTTAATGAGCGGACAGGCCGTCCGGCTCAAACAAGGTGATTTTCAACAGCAGACCTTTTTCGGGGATGCGTTGACGATCGCGAGACGGTTTAAAGAAGACGGTGCGACAGCGATTCACTTGATTGATCTCGATGGCGCCAAAGCCGGTGAACCCCTTCACTTGAGCCTGATCGCCGACATCAAAAAAGAAACCGGCTTGTTTGTTGAAGCCGGCGGCGGCGTCCGCAACATCGAAACGGTCGAAGCCTACGTTGGTGCTGGAATCGACCGGATCTTGATCGGCACGGTTGCGCTCGAAGACGAAGCGTTGCTCGAACAGATGATTGAGCTTGCCGGTGATAAGCTGGCTGTGGCACTTGATGCCAAAGACGGGATCGTCCAGACACGCGGCTGGCTCGAAGCGAGTGACTGGACGCTCGAACGGGCGATCGAACACTTGATTCAAAAAGGCATCAAGACCTTTTTATACACAGACATCTCCCGCGACGGAATGATGCAGGGACCGGATGTCGACGGACTCGACCGCTTAAAACGGGACGGCGTTGAACTGATTGCGTCCGGTGGCGTGACGACGGTCGAAGATGTCGCCCGCTTAAAAGAGATCGGGATGGACGGTGCCGTCATCGGTCGTGCCTTGCTCGACGGTTCGTTGTCGTTGAAAGAGGTGCTTCGCGTATGTTGA
- the hisH gene encoding imidazole glycerol phosphate synthase subunit HisH, with protein sequence MIAIVDYGVGNIANIERALKELGEAVIVTSDLELLGQAEALVLPGVGAYAPAMARLQETGLIEFLQEQATKKPFLGICLGMQLLFESSDEDGQTEGLGILPGTVQKLPNDVRLPHMGWHQLKNHGEAVYFVHSYGAVCDPDWIVDSVEYGRLVPAIVQKDLVTGMQFHPEKSGEVGLKLLKEWRETTCNSTQQSI encoded by the coding sequence ATGATCGCGATTGTAGATTATGGTGTCGGCAATATCGCCAACATCGAACGGGCGTTAAAAGAGCTCGGAGAAGCCGTCATCGTCACAAGTGATCTGGAATTGCTCGGACAGGCGGAAGCGCTCGTCTTACCGGGTGTCGGGGCCTATGCGCCGGCAATGGCCCGGCTGCAGGAAACCGGTTTGATTGAATTTTTACAGGAACAAGCGACGAAAAAACCATTCCTCGGGATTTGTCTCGGGATGCAACTGTTGTTTGAATCAAGCGATGAAGACGGACAGACAGAAGGGCTCGGTATTTTACCAGGAACCGTTCAAAAATTACCGAACGACGTCCGCTTGCCGCATATGGGCTGGCACCAGTTGAAGAATCACGGTGAAGCGGTCTATTTCGTCCACTCGTACGGTGCGGTCTGTGATCCGGACTGGATCGTCGACTCGGTCGAATACGGACGACTCGTCCCGGCCATCGTCCAAAAGGACTTGGTGACAGGGATGCAGTTCCACCCGGAGAAGAGTGGCGAAGTCGGATTGAAATTACTTAAGGAATGGAGAGAGACGACATGCAACTCTACCCAGCAATCGATTTAA
- the hisB gene encoding imidazoleglycerol-phosphate dehydratase HisB — protein sequence MRRGTSERVSSESEIKVAIDLSGGPVEIKTGVGFFDHMLTLFAFQARIGLVIEAKGDLWIDAHHTVEDTAIVLGAALTEALGDKAGIERYGESRVPMDETLASVVLDFSGRPYTVFLAEFKNPKLGDFDTELAEEFFQGLSRSARMTIHAQVLYGSNTHHMIEGLFKALGRAVRQAVAVTGDGVPSTKGLIDQ from the coding sequence ATGCGTCGTGGGACAAGTGAACGAGTAAGTTCAGAATCAGAAATCAAGGTGGCGATCGACCTCAGTGGTGGACCCGTTGAAATCAAGACAGGCGTCGGTTTCTTTGACCACATGTTGACCTTGTTTGCCTTTCAGGCCCGGATTGGTCTGGTGATCGAAGCGAAGGGCGATCTCTGGATCGATGCCCACCATACGGTCGAAGATACGGCGATCGTCCTCGGAGCGGCCTTGACGGAAGCGTTAGGCGACAAAGCCGGCATCGAACGGTACGGCGAATCACGTGTCCCGATGGACGAAACGCTTGCCTCGGTCGTCCTCGACTTCAGCGGTCGTCCGTATACGGTCTTCCTCGCCGAATTCAAAAATCCGAAGCTCGGTGATTTTGATACGGAACTGGCGGAAGAGTTTTTCCAAGGTTTGTCCCGCAGTGCCCGGATGACGATTCATGCCCAAGTCCTCTACGGATCAAATACCCACCACATGATCGAAGGACTGTTTAAGGCACTCGGTCGGGCTGTCCGTCAGGCCGTTGCCGTGACCGGAGACGGTGTTCCGTCGACGAAAGGACTGATTGACCAATGA
- a CDS encoding histidinol-phosphate transaminase — protein MRLHQNERFTAHSPIGIETIKQLVETFPINEYPVEVIDQVKASYSAYAGVRPTQLVAGNGSDELIGYLCARYAGPESPVIASQPDFVMYQFYADRARADFSKVPLLDGMALDVDGLLAAPGNIIFLSHPHNPSGILRKEADVRRLLDSGKYVVIDEAYIDFAFEQSMVGLLDEYPNAIILRTLSKAFGLASLRLGFLIASEQVVAEVESIKSPYNVSGLSAAVGIAIMAEPELDLVLEETFASRNTIARLVEPLGRTYPSAANFVYVEYEEAERFTERCANAGLRIRLFDGAFRVSCGSTEAMEILEKCVEEELQCVVGQVNE, from the coding sequence ATGCGATTACACCAAAACGAACGATTTACGGCACACAGCCCGATTGGCATTGAGACAATCAAACAACTCGTTGAGACGTTTCCGATCAATGAATATCCGGTCGAAGTCATCGACCAAGTCAAAGCATCGTACAGCGCCTATGCCGGTGTCCGTCCGACGCAACTCGTAGCCGGGAACGGCTCTGACGAACTGATTGGTTACCTCTGTGCCCGCTATGCCGGTCCAGAGTCACCAGTTATCGCCTCGCAACCGGACTTCGTCATGTATCAGTTTTATGCCGACCGCGCACGGGCTGACTTCAGTAAAGTCCCGTTGCTCGACGGGATGGCACTCGATGTCGATGGACTGCTCGCTGCACCAGGCAACATCATCTTCCTCAGTCACCCGCATAATCCGTCAGGGATCTTGCGGAAAGAGGCGGATGTCCGCCGATTGCTCGATAGCGGAAAATATGTCGTGATTGACGAAGCCTACATCGACTTTGCCTTTGAGCAATCGATGGTCGGTTTACTCGACGAGTATCCGAACGCGATCATTCTCCGGACGTTGTCGAAAGCGTTTGGTCTCGCCTCCCTGCGACTTGGCTTCCTGATTGCCAGTGAACAGGTCGTTGCGGAAGTCGAATCAATCAAGTCGCCATATAACGTCTCCGGACTCTCGGCTGCGGTCGGAATCGCCATCATGGCCGAGCCGGAGCTGGATCTCGTCTTGGAAGAGACGTTCGCGAGCCGGAACACGATTGCCCGTCTGGTCGAACCGCTTGGCAGAACATATCCGAGTGCTGCGAATTTTGTCTACGTTGAATACGAGGAAGCTGAACGCTTCACCGAACGTTGTGCCAACGCCGGACTGCGGATCCGTTTGTTTGACGGAGCCTTCCGTGTCAGTTGCGGTTCGACGGAAGCGATGGAAATCTTAGAGAAATGTGTAGAGGAGGAACTGCAATGCGTCGTGGGACAAGTGAACGAGTAA
- the hisD gene encoding histidinol dehydrogenase, producing the protein MATTKNFSVDRETEQAVRSILEQVANDGDAAVRRYTSEFDRVDLTDFRLDETKIQEAFDQADPNLVDSLKLMATRLVEWHEQELPSDIELVEADVTRRQRFVPVDSVGIYVPGGAASYPSTVLMNAIPAKVAGVERVVMVTPVTGLSTEVLVAAKIAGVTEIYTIGGAQAVAALTFGTESIQAVDLIVGPGNRFVAEAKRQVYGIVGIDSVAGPSEVVVIADETAHPDRIAADLLAQAEHDRDAVAIAFVPTEAMKADVDANIERRLQQLPRQEIARRAMENGGVFVASLDDAIEEANRLAAEHLELAVANPQEVVKLIRHAGMIFLGHETPETLGDYVAGTNHVLPTSGTARFASGLSARTFLRHQTMLEATREGVARLANAAKTVARVEGLEAHAQAIEVREN; encoded by the coding sequence ATGGCAACGACAAAAAACTTCAGTGTCGACCGTGAGACGGAGCAAGCCGTCCGGTCGATTCTGGAACAAGTGGCAAACGACGGCGATGCAGCCGTCCGTCGCTATACAAGTGAATTTGACCGTGTTGATCTGACCGACTTCCGTTTGGATGAAACGAAAATTCAAGAAGCGTTTGATCAAGCCGATCCGAATCTGGTCGACTCGTTAAAACTGATGGCGACTCGACTCGTCGAGTGGCACGAACAAGAATTGCCGTCCGACATCGAGCTCGTCGAAGCGGACGTCACCCGTCGCCAACGGTTTGTTCCGGTTGACTCGGTCGGGATTTATGTCCCGGGCGGAGCAGCAAGTTATCCGTCAACCGTCCTGATGAATGCGATTCCGGCTAAAGTCGCCGGCGTCGAGCGGGTGGTCATGGTGACACCGGTCACCGGACTCAGCACAGAAGTGTTGGTCGCGGCGAAAATCGCCGGTGTGACAGAAATCTATACGATCGGTGGCGCCCAAGCCGTCGCTGCCTTGACGTTCGGTACGGAATCGATTCAAGCAGTTGATTTGATCGTCGGACCGGGTAACCGGTTTGTTGCGGAAGCGAAACGTCAAGTCTACGGCATCGTCGGTATCGACTCGGTCGCCGGACCGTCAGAAGTCGTCGTCATTGCCGATGAGACGGCGCATCCGGACCGGATTGCCGCCGATCTCCTCGCACAAGCCGAACACGACCGTGACGCCGTCGCGATTGCCTTCGTCCCGACGGAAGCGATGAAAGCGGACGTCGATGCGAACATCGAACGCCGCCTGCAACAGTTACCGCGCCAGGAGATTGCACGCCGGGCGATGGAAAACGGCGGCGTCTTCGTTGCCTCACTTGATGATGCGATTGAAGAAGCAAACCGTTTGGCCGCCGAACACTTGGAGCTCGCTGTCGCGAACCCGCAAGAGGTCGTCAAGTTGATCCGTCACGCCGGGATGATTTTCCTCGGACACGAAACACCGGAAACACTGGGCGATTATGTCGCCGGGACAAACCACGTCTTACCGACGTCCGGGACGGCACGTTTTGCGTCCGGCTTATCGGCACGAACGTTCTTACGTCACCAGACGATGCTCGAAGCGACGCGGGAAGGTGTTGCCCGACTAGCGAATGCCGCGAAAACGGTCGCCCGGGTCGAAGGACTCGAAGCACACGCACAAGCGATAGAAGTGAGGGAAAACTGA
- the hisG gene encoding ATP phosphoribosyltransferase: MRIGITKGRLSKTTERYLKEAGVETWGAIERELIVKRGEHEFVFMKGSDLIPYVAQGVLDVAITGSDILLESDQELSELAELPFGICRMSVCAKEPLQFEGGRRVRIATKYPVIAKRYFSELGVDVDIVPLNGSVELAPLLGLADAIVDIVETGETLRANGLNEYEKIIDINARFFTSEWTLKRKRVEVIQLLEQLTEGVTR, encoded by the coding sequence ATGCGGATTGGGATTACGAAAGGCCGGCTGTCGAAAACAACAGAACGGTATTTAAAAGAAGCAGGCGTCGAAACGTGGGGGGCGATCGAACGTGAATTGATCGTCAAGCGCGGCGAACATGAATTCGTCTTCATGAAAGGGTCGGATTTGATTCCGTACGTCGCCCAAGGCGTCCTCGACGTCGCGATCACCGGCAGCGACATCCTGCTCGAATCGGATCAGGAATTGTCGGAACTGGCAGAATTGCCATTCGGGATTTGCCGGATGTCGGTCTGTGCAAAAGAACCGTTGCAGTTCGAAGGCGGACGCCGGGTCCGGATTGCGACCAAATATCCGGTCATCGCGAAACGTTACTTCAGTGAACTGGGTGTCGATGTCGATATCGTGCCGCTGAACGGTTCGGTTGAACTGGCACCATTGCTCGGTCTTGCCGATGCGATCGTCGATATCGTCGAAACGGGTGAAACACTCCGGGCGAACGGTCTTAATGAATATGAAAAAATCATCGATATCAACGCCCGATTCTTTACAAGCGAGTGGACGTTGAAACGCAAACGCGTCGAAGTGATTCAATTACTCGAACAGCTGACAGAAGGAGTGACTCGGTAA
- a CDS encoding ATP phosphoribosyltransferase regulatory subunit, whose translation MQSFSTIRLKDGATDYVGQSAERLQRVIRQLEDGLEQSNYTRLITPLIEEVGGREQIRMDFTTSVARALSERGREQYKRVFYSGSVFQPEEKFQVGFEERGVIAEVEAIQLGVRLIEELTGKEVTLSIGDAGLIEHLIETRVGDHHLRDQVTQMLRLRNVIELKRIARELDDALLAKLPLLFGREGAEQILPYVDETRLNAVIDLADAVNADLDFGQMGLQTYYDGVTIHGFIEGVTEPVLVGGRYDRLYEQFGQEQQAFGIGFSVERLAEVL comes from the coding sequence ATGCAATCATTTTCTACGATTCGACTCAAAGACGGGGCAACGGACTACGTCGGGCAATCAGCTGAACGCCTGCAACGTGTCATCCGCCAACTCGAGGATGGGCTCGAACAATCTAACTATACCCGATTAATCACCCCTTTAATTGAAGAAGTCGGTGGTCGGGAACAAATTCGGATGGATTTTACGACAAGTGTCGCGCGGGCGCTCAGTGAGCGTGGCCGCGAACAATATAAACGCGTCTTTTACAGTGGTTCGGTCTTCCAGCCGGAAGAAAAGTTCCAAGTCGGTTTTGAAGAGAGGGGCGTCATTGCCGAGGTTGAAGCGATCCAACTCGGTGTCCGGTTGATCGAAGAATTGACCGGTAAAGAAGTGACGTTGTCGATCGGCGACGCCGGACTGATTGAACACTTGATTGAAACCCGGGTCGGTGATCACCATCTGCGGGATCAAGTGACACAGATGCTGCGGTTACGGAACGTCATCGAACTGAAACGGATTGCCCGGGAACTCGATGATGCCTTGCTCGCCAAACTCCCGCTCTTATTTGGTCGGGAAGGGGCGGAACAGATTTTGCCGTATGTCGACGAAACCCGCTTAAATGCCGTCATCGATTTAGCAGACGCCGTCAATGCCGATCTCGACTTTGGGCAGATGGGGCTGCAGACGTACTATGATGGCGTGACGATTCACGGTTTCATCGAAGGTGTGACCGAGCCGGTATTGGTCGGAGGACGATACGACCGGCTGTACGAACAATTTGGTCAGGAACAACAAGCGTTCGGGATCGGATTTTCCGTCGAACGACTCGCGGAGGTGCTCTAA
- the hisJ gene encoding histidinol-phosphatase HisJ has protein sequence MQLIKWDGHVHSPYCPHGTKDPLEAYIERALLQGLERISFTEHAPLPEGLVDPAPDNDSGMSFATAERYIEELKTLRDTYKNDIDIRIGMEFDYWEHDVDGTRDIIARYGPELTDGILSLHYLWIEDRYYMVDFSKESFGEIVTATGSVTAAHERYYEGIQALVMTNLGTHQPKRLGHLTLPTKFIQAYPLEQTPANLDETVRKIRQADFTLDLNTAGLRKPLCGLSYPYPELLQLTQSLGIPLVYGSDAHLAKDVGADFDLKW, from the coding sequence ATGCAATTGATCAAATGGGACGGTCACGTCCACAGCCCGTATTGTCCGCACGGAACAAAGGATCCACTCGAAGCGTATATCGAACGCGCCCTGTTACAAGGTCTCGAACGAATCAGCTTCACCGAGCACGCCCCGCTGCCGGAAGGACTCGTCGATCCGGCACCCGACAACGATTCCGGGATGTCGTTTGCGACAGCCGAACGCTACATTGAAGAACTGAAGACGTTACGCGACACATACAAAAACGATATCGACATCCGGATCGGAATGGAGTTTGATTATTGGGAGCATGACGTTGACGGCACGCGTGATATCATCGCCCGTTATGGTCCCGAGCTGACAGACGGCATCCTGTCGCTGCATTACCTCTGGATCGAGGACCGGTATTACATGGTCGACTTCAGCAAAGAAAGTTTCGGCGAGATCGTCACGGCGACAGGCAGTGTCACGGCGGCTCACGAACGCTATTACGAAGGCATCCAGGCGCTCGTCATGACGAACCTCGGGACGCATCAACCAAAACGCCTTGGTCACCTGACCTTGCCGACAAAGTTCATCCAAGCCTATCCGCTTGAGCAGACGCCGGCGAACTTGGATGAGACGGTCCGGAAAATCCGCCAGGCGGACTTTACGCTTGATCTCAATACGGCAGGACTGCGGAAACCGTTATGCGGTCTTTCCTATCCTTACCCGGAACTCCTACAACTCACGCAGTCTTTAGGGATTCCGCTCGTTTACGGATCGGATGCGCATTTGGCGAAAGATGTCGGGGCTGATTTTGATTTAAAATGGTAA